One Microplitis mediator isolate UGA2020A chromosome 3, iyMicMedi2.1, whole genome shotgun sequence DNA segment encodes these proteins:
- the LOC130665562 gene encoding uncharacterized protein LOC130665562, with product MSWTKEIILCFLFVSVIDCYNIKIYDSSTFDSLPIVHTHTKQLIELCFADRMNPVAVTPEFSDITTEIIKNQDIDSSVIMINSDLKSDLPKYYPKLQSNIYFRAYPTYILSDESIDIIKAIQSYPIKESIMWNVLSLHLIIGKKCGNASQALQAAWKVNAITSFFICHNESSDHSTIYTYNPYTNWAPKRWNPVKITDKPNDRWTLFKQTFVNDEKICESLKFDKSEFLDGYPIKGHVMSRSKRKDKTNNNTLAFDGLKENTCLFYENLFSALNITPVLEKYDNINGFSNAIANDSFDIVVHDPQILYQYVIYKFGDPMASYQEGGFIIVTQKQSTISVLEQVADIFFTKDNIILSTVILTVIFFMIFLNHRYDFFLAALDLLALILNMGISAPIDRLSMRITFVTAAMFVFFFNPELQGQLTSALSRPARKNIDTLEDLRDGKYITYVYTINIYNNLKDSQVWPDGDFKKYVHAVPSYRRCLEEVVKNSSLACIIDHSAFKDIDSNLYLSKEFSKTYNVFALRKTWPLKNKIDHIALKMSEAGFTNYLERRNYFRKFLIKKKILDRIKRREENDQLDLEDFNFFLLCNALCVLLLVSILVIELIIRKIHDYHKRRLRALELRKLMVSKKIAEIVWRIAIVTEQI from the exons ATGTCGTGGACTAAGGAgattattttgtgttttttatttgtgaGTGTCATCGACTGCTACAACATTAAGATTTACGATTCTTCAACATTCGATAGTCTTCCGATTGTTCACACTCATACg AAACAACTTATTGAACTGTGTTTCGCTGACCGGATGAATCCTGTCGCCGTAACACCGGAATTCAGTGACATCACTAcggaaattattaaaaatcaggACATAGACTCGTCAGTCATCATGATCAATAGTGACTTGAAATCTGATCTGCCGAAATACTATCCGAAATTACAATCGAACATATATTTTCGGGCCTATCCAACGTACATTCTATCAGATGAATCGATCGACATAATAAAAGCTATTCAGTCTTATCCCATAAAAGAATCCATTATGTGGAACGTCCTCTCGCTGCATTTGATAATTGGGAAAAAGTGCGGAAACGCGTCTCAAGCGTTGCAAGCGGCCTGGAAAGTAAATGCGATCACGTCTTTCTTCATCTGTCATAATGAGTCCAGCGACCACTCGACCATCTACACTTATAATCCATACACAAACTGGGCACCGAAACGTTGGAATCCAGTCAAGATCACCGACAAGCCAAACGATAGATGGACGTTGTTTAAACAGACCTTCGTTAACG atgaaaaaatttgcgaAAGCTTGAAATTCGACAAATCTGAATTCTTAGACGGCTATCCAATTAAAGGGCATGTAATGAGTAGAAGCAAAAGAAAAGACAAGACCAACAATAATACTTTAGCTTTTGACGGTCTTAAAGAAAATACGTGTCTATTCTATGAAAATCTATTTTCCGCCTTGAATATAACTCCGGTTCTTGAAAAGTATGATAATATTAACGGGTTTTCGAACGCAATCGCTAATGACTCATTCGATATCGTAGTACATGATCCTCAGATATTGTATCAATATGTCATATATAAGTTTGGAGATCCAATGGCTTCATACCAAGAAGGTGGTTTTATTATAGTCACACAGAAACAAAGTACAATATCGGTATTAGAGCAAGTGGCCGACATTTTCTTCACCAAAGACAATATAATACTGTCGACTGTTATTCTGActgttatatttttcatgatttttctgAATCACCGTTACGACTTTTTCTTAGCTGCTTTAGATCTCTTGGCACTGATTCTTAACATGGGAATATCGGCTCCCATCGATAGGTTATCAATGCGCATCACTTTTGTGACCGCGGCTATGTTTGTATTTTTCTTCAATCCAGAGTTGCAGGGACAACTTACTTCGGCATTGTCTAGACCTGCGCGTAAAAATATTGACACATTAGAAGACTTACGTGACGGCAAATATATCACTTATGTTTACAcgatcaatatttataataatttgaaagacAGTCAAGTATGGCCAGATggcgattttaaaaaatatgtccaTGCTGTCCCTAGTTATCGTCGCTGCCTGGAAGAGGTTGTAAAAAATTCTTCACTTGCTTGCATTATCGACCATAGTGCATTCAAAGACATTGATAGTAATCTATATCTATCCAAAGAGTTTTCAAAAACTTACAACGTTTTTGCGCTCCGGAAGACGTGGCCGCTAAAGAATAAGATCGATCACATAGCCCTAAAAATGTCCGAGGCTGGCTTCACAAATTACCTGGAAAGACGCAATTACTTTAGAAAgttcttgataaaaaaaaaaatacttgatcgAATCAAGAGACGTGAAGAAAATGACCAATTAGATCTAGAggattttaatttctttttgttaTGCAATGCACTTTGTGTTCTTTTGCTGGTTTCGATTCTTGTGATTGAACtgattattagaaaaattcatGACTATCATAAAAGACGTTTGCGCGCATTAGAGTTAAGGAAATTGATggtcagtaaaaaaattgcggAGATCGTTTGGCGGATTGCGATTGTGACGGAACAAATTTAA
- the LOC130665436 gene encoding uncharacterized protein LOC130665436 isoform X2, protein MNPVAVTPEFSDITTEIIKNQDIDSSVIMINSDLKSNLPKYYPKLQSNTYFPAYPTYIISDESIDIIKAIQSYPIKESIMWNILSLHLIIGKNCGNASQALQAAWKVNAITSFFICRNESSDHSTIYTYNPYTNRAPKRWIPVRITDKPNDRWTLYKQHFVNDAKICKSLKFDKSEFLDGYPIIGHVMSTSKRKDKSNNTLAFDGLKENTCLFYENIFSALNITPVLDKYDNIRGLSKTIGNDSYDIVVHNPQILYQFDKYKFGDPMALYQEGGFIIVTQKQSTISVLEQVADIFFTKHNIIMSSVILIVIFFMIFLNHRYDFFLAALDLLALILNMGISAPIDRMSMRITFVTAAMFVFFFNPELQGQLTSALSRPARKNVDTLEDLRDGKYITYVYTRNIYYNLKDSQVWPDGDFKKYVHAVPSYRRCLEEVVKNSSLACIIDHSAFKDIDSTLYLSKELWKSYNVFALRKTWPLKNKIDHIALKMSEAGFTSYLERRNYFRKYLIKKKILDRIKRREENDQLDLEDFNFFLLCNALCVLLLVSILVIELIIKKIHDYHKRRLRELELRKLKVSRKIAEIVRRIAIVTEQI, encoded by the exons ATGAATCCTGTCGCCGTAACACCGGAATTCAGTGACATCACTAcggaaattattaaaaatcaggATATAGACTCGTCAGTCATCATGATCAATAGTGACTTAAAATCTAATCTGCCGAAATACTATCCGAAATTACAATCGAACACATATTTTCCGGCCTATCCAACGTACATTATATCAGATGAATCGATCGACATAATAAAAGCTATTCAGTCTTATCCCATAAAAGAATCCATTATGTGGAACATCCTCTCGCTGCATTTGATAATTGGGAAAAACTGCGGAAACGCGTCTCAAGCGTTGCAAGCGGCCTGGAAAGTAAATGCGATCACGTCTTTTTTCATCTGTCGTAACGAGTCCAGTGACCACTCGACCATCTACACTTATAATCCATACACAAACCGGGCACCGAAACGTTGGATTCCAGTCAGGATCACCGACAAGCCAAACGATAGATGGACGCTGTACAAACAGCACTTCGTTAACG ACGCAAAAATTTGCAAAAGCTTGAAATTCGACAAATCCGAGTTCTTAGACGGCTATCCAATAATAGGGCATGTAATGAGTACAAGCAAGAGAAAAGACAAATCCAACAATACTTTAGCTTTTGACGGTCTAAAAGAAAATACGTGTCTATTCTACGAGAATATATTTTCGGCCTTAAATATAACGCCGGTTCTTGATAAGTATGATAATATTCGGGGACTTTCGAAAACAATTGGTAATGATTCATACGATATAGTAGTACATAATCCTCAGATATTGTATCAATTTGACAAATATAAGTTTGGAGATCCAATGGCTTTATACCAAGAAGGTGGTTTTATTATAGTCACACAGAAACAAAGTACAATATCGGTATTAGAGCAAGTGGCCGacatttttttcaccaaacACAATATAATAATGTCGTCTGTTATTCtgattgttatatttttcatgatttttctaAATCACCGTTACGACTTTTTCTTAGCTGCTTTAGATCTCTTGGCACTGATTCTTAACATGGGAATATCGGCTCCCATCGATAGGATGTCAATGCGCATCACTTTCGTGACCGCGGCtatgtttgtattttttttcaatccggAGTTGCAGGGACAACTTACTTCGGCTTTGTCTAGACCTGCGCGTAAAAATGTTGACACATTAGAAGACTTACGTGACGGCAAATATATCACTTATGTTTACAcgagaaatatttattataatttgaaagaCAGTCAAGTATGGCCAGATggcgattttaaaaaatatgtccaTGCTGTCCCTAGTTATCGTCGCTGCCTGGAAGAGGTTGTGAAAAATTCTTCACTTGCTTGCATTATCGACCATAGTGCGTTCAAAGACATTGATAGCACCCTATATCTATCCAAAGAGTTATGGAAATCCTACAACGTTTTTGCGCTCCGAAAGACGTGGCCGCTAAAAAATAAGATCGATCACATAGCCCTAAAAATGTCCGAGGCCGGTTTCACGAGTTACCTGGAAAGACGCAATTACTTTAGAAagtacttgataaaaaaaaaaatacttgatcgAATCAAGAGACGTGAAGAAAATGACCAATTAGATCTAGAggattttaatttctttttgttaTGCAATGCACTTTGTGTTCTTTTGCTGGTTTCGATTCTTGTGATTGAactgattattaaaaaaattcatgactATCATAAAAGACGTTTGCGCGAATTAGAGTTGAGGAAATTGAAGGTCAGTAGAAAAATTGCGGAGATCGTTAGGCGGATTGCGATCGTCACGGAACAAATTTAA
- the LOC130665436 gene encoding uncharacterized protein LOC130665436 isoform X1, protein MSWTTKIILCSLFVSVIDCYNIKIFDSSTFDSLPITHTHTKQLIELCFADRMNPVAVTPEFSDITTEIIKNQDIDSSVIMINSDLKSNLPKYYPKLQSNTYFPAYPTYIISDESIDIIKAIQSYPIKESIMWNILSLHLIIGKNCGNASQALQAAWKVNAITSFFICRNESSDHSTIYTYNPYTNRAPKRWIPVRITDKPNDRWTLYKQHFVNDAKICKSLKFDKSEFLDGYPIIGHVMSTSKRKDKSNNTLAFDGLKENTCLFYENIFSALNITPVLDKYDNIRGLSKTIGNDSYDIVVHNPQILYQFDKYKFGDPMALYQEGGFIIVTQKQSTISVLEQVADIFFTKHNIIMSSVILIVIFFMIFLNHRYDFFLAALDLLALILNMGISAPIDRMSMRITFVTAAMFVFFFNPELQGQLTSALSRPARKNVDTLEDLRDGKYITYVYTRNIYYNLKDSQVWPDGDFKKYVHAVPSYRRCLEEVVKNSSLACIIDHSAFKDIDSTLYLSKELWKSYNVFALRKTWPLKNKIDHIALKMSEAGFTSYLERRNYFRKYLIKKKILDRIKRREENDQLDLEDFNFFLLCNALCVLLLVSILVIELIIKKIHDYHKRRLRELELRKLKVSRKIAEIVRRIAIVTEQI, encoded by the exons atgtcgTGGACTACGAAGATTATTTTGTGTTCTTTATTTGTGAGTGTCATCGACTGCTACAACATTAAGATTTTCGATTCTTCAACATTCGATAGTCTTCCGATTACTCACACTCATACG AAACAACTTATTGAACTGTGTTTTGCTGACCGGATGAATCCTGTCGCCGTAACACCGGAATTCAGTGACATCACTAcggaaattattaaaaatcaggATATAGACTCGTCAGTCATCATGATCAATAGTGACTTAAAATCTAATCTGCCGAAATACTATCCGAAATTACAATCGAACACATATTTTCCGGCCTATCCAACGTACATTATATCAGATGAATCGATCGACATAATAAAAGCTATTCAGTCTTATCCCATAAAAGAATCCATTATGTGGAACATCCTCTCGCTGCATTTGATAATTGGGAAAAACTGCGGAAACGCGTCTCAAGCGTTGCAAGCGGCCTGGAAAGTAAATGCGATCACGTCTTTTTTCATCTGTCGTAACGAGTCCAGTGACCACTCGACCATCTACACTTATAATCCATACACAAACCGGGCACCGAAACGTTGGATTCCAGTCAGGATCACCGACAAGCCAAACGATAGATGGACGCTGTACAAACAGCACTTCGTTAACG ACGCAAAAATTTGCAAAAGCTTGAAATTCGACAAATCCGAGTTCTTAGACGGCTATCCAATAATAGGGCATGTAATGAGTACAAGCAAGAGAAAAGACAAATCCAACAATACTTTAGCTTTTGACGGTCTAAAAGAAAATACGTGTCTATTCTACGAGAATATATTTTCGGCCTTAAATATAACGCCGGTTCTTGATAAGTATGATAATATTCGGGGACTTTCGAAAACAATTGGTAATGATTCATACGATATAGTAGTACATAATCCTCAGATATTGTATCAATTTGACAAATATAAGTTTGGAGATCCAATGGCTTTATACCAAGAAGGTGGTTTTATTATAGTCACACAGAAACAAAGTACAATATCGGTATTAGAGCAAGTGGCCGacatttttttcaccaaacACAATATAATAATGTCGTCTGTTATTCtgattgttatatttttcatgatttttctaAATCACCGTTACGACTTTTTCTTAGCTGCTTTAGATCTCTTGGCACTGATTCTTAACATGGGAATATCGGCTCCCATCGATAGGATGTCAATGCGCATCACTTTCGTGACCGCGGCtatgtttgtattttttttcaatccggAGTTGCAGGGACAACTTACTTCGGCTTTGTCTAGACCTGCGCGTAAAAATGTTGACACATTAGAAGACTTACGTGACGGCAAATATATCACTTATGTTTACAcgagaaatatttattataatttgaaagaCAGTCAAGTATGGCCAGATggcgattttaaaaaatatgtccaTGCTGTCCCTAGTTATCGTCGCTGCCTGGAAGAGGTTGTGAAAAATTCTTCACTTGCTTGCATTATCGACCATAGTGCGTTCAAAGACATTGATAGCACCCTATATCTATCCAAAGAGTTATGGAAATCCTACAACGTTTTTGCGCTCCGAAAGACGTGGCCGCTAAAAAATAAGATCGATCACATAGCCCTAAAAATGTCCGAGGCCGGTTTCACGAGTTACCTGGAAAGACGCAATTACTTTAGAAagtacttgataaaaaaaaaaatacttgatcgAATCAAGAGACGTGAAGAAAATGACCAATTAGATCTAGAggattttaatttctttttgttaTGCAATGCACTTTGTGTTCTTTTGCTGGTTTCGATTCTTGTGATTGAactgattattaaaaaaattcatgactATCATAAAAGACGTTTGCGCGAATTAGAGTTGAGGAAATTGAAGGTCAGTAGAAAAATTGCGGAGATCGTTAGGCGGATTGCGATCGTCACGGAACAAATTTAA
- the LOC130665436 gene encoding uncharacterized protein LOC130665436 isoform X3: MGHRQNPPNEMNRDLNDPYNADNAINNLQFPIDADVQVIANDQGQITPNGREQRTLSSSIPSPFDLHNLTTVIDRRFLSNDAIIQQMSIQIDECIRGHHDSQRQIRHLQTNMEEVRQSLTLLSNHIKETNQTVGLYARCTTYMLKRARTRGDLGLEDLRLLEDLNPKKLPDINANPADLTAEIIREITNAAACTAQPASHLHGPPPLPSSPRPSMPNANSSYHQPLRIDCPHGTAGQSMHGTEYNSQRSFAKNVAAAEAIMSQRGLTYPSTTLKAREYLRALTDFGKEMGLTESEHLTLAKTAMYQAEGHWVRQYQHSWHCWEDFAKSYTEYFTSGKTDLDISQEIMTTYQQHREDPKTFIKEAMMKYQEMNKAPSEEEQVLVIRARLSYEIQSQLDSLAPHTKTYSQLNSAVRTAVQRLAQRAKAAAETRKPATYTKRSYEGVPSSDSEDSEIC, translated from the coding sequence atgggGCATCGTCAAAATCCACCTAACGAGATGAATCGCGATCTTAACGATCCTTACAACGCAGACAACGCGATAAATAATTTGCAATTTCCTATCGACGCGGATGTACAAGTAATCGCGAATGACCAAGGACAGATAACACCAAATGGGCGCGAACAACGAACTTTATCATCATCAATACCTTCTCCATTCGACCTCCACAACCTGACGACTGTCATTGACCGACGATTCCTATCTAATGACGCCATTATACAACAAATGAGCATACAAATAGACGAATGCATAAGGGGCCATCATGACTCCCAAAGACAGATACGACACTTACAGACAAATATGGAAGAAGTACGACAAAGCCTGACTTTACTAAGTAACCACATAAAAGAAACTAACCAAACTGTCGGCTTGTACGCTCGATGTACTACTTACATGTTAAAGAGAGCGCGTACTCGTGGAGATTTAGGACTCGAAGACCTTCGACTCCTGGAAGActtaaatccaaaaaaattacctgaCATAAATGCAAACCCTGCAGACCTTACCGCAGAAATTATTCGAGAAATTACAAATGCAGCCGCATGTACTGCTCAACCTGCTTCACATTTACATGGTCCTCCACCACTACCATCATCTCCTCGTCCTTCCATGCCGAACGCTAACTCCAGCTACCACCAACCTCTCCGAATCGACTGCCCTCATGGAACAGCCGGTCAATCAATGCATGGGACGGAATATAACAGCCAACGAAGCTTCGCTAAAAATGTAGCTGCCGCTGAAGCTATCATGAGTCAGCGTGGACTCACATATCCCAGCACCACTTTAAAAGCCCGGGAATATTTACGAGCCCTGACCGACTTCGGGAAAGAAATGGGCTTAACCGAATCAGAGCACCTGACACTGGCTAAAACAGCCATGTACCAAGCTGAAGGACACTGGGTGAGACAGTATCAACATTCCTGGCACTGCTGGGAAGACTTTGCTAAATCTTACACCGAATATTTTACATCGGGGAAAACTGACTTAGACATAAGTCAAGAAATCATGACCACGTACCAACAACACCGTGAAGACCCTAAAACGTTCATCAAAGAAGCTATGATGAAATATCAAGAGATGAACAAAGCACCATCAGAAGAAGAGCAAGTTCTTGTGATCAGAGCTCGCTTATCATATGAAATCCAGTCTCAACTTGACTCTCTGGCTCCTCACACCAAAACCTATTCACAATTAAACTCAGCCGTGAGAACAGCTGTACAACGATTAGCTCAGAGAGCCAAAGCCGCTGCAGAGACCAGAAAACCTGCAACATACACCAAAAGATCATATGAAGGAGTACCTTCATCTGACTCAGAAGACTCggaaatttgttaa
- the LOC130665967 gene encoding bone morphogenetic protein 1-like: MKSDVLNATAEFEVEQTVKKSRRSVARILEEDLWHQGIVPYEIEGIFNGSECKMIKQAMREWEKSTCLKFVPKIENQHKKYLVFTKSDVGCYTSFGNEHRKSSIGMNCKCMKFGTILHELGHAIGLYHEHVRPDRDHYIEIHYHRVLTSRRHNFYEIPRDEVKIFGEYDFDSIMHYPENAFSIQNNETVIEPKVKINGKTPIIGQRSYLSKNDIAGINYLYKCPRCGGTLSEAQGIFSPPSKLNGSEVGFEYCQWIIRAAQGERIKLVIALLDIRKTSNCSTDYLEIRNGYQTNSTVLGHYCGDVESATIITNNFVTVKFARSQFENHRPGFILEYKAVCGGDIYLESDDTYYLESPNYPESYEPNKLCHWNIRAPYKHYIVIEFSYFELEESTGCKNDFLEVREAGSEGAPIIGSYCGKKDRLDIAAIMDRIVLTFVTNEMKEAGGFSAAISAISQYQYQ, encoded by the exons ATGAAATCTGATGTACTGAACGCGACCGCGGAATTTGAGGTTGAGcagacagtaaaaaaatcacGTAGATCAGTAGCTAGAATACTTGAAGAAGATCTTTGGCATCAAGGTATCGTGCCCTATGAAATTGAAGGCATATTTAACGGATCAGAATGCAAAATGATAAAACAAGCTATGCGCGAGTGGGAGAAATCTACATGCCTTAAATTTGTTCCGAAAATTGAAAACcagcataaaaaatatttagtgttCACAAAATCTGATGTCGG GTGTTATACAAGTTTTGGAAATGAACACCGAAAAAGCAGCATCGGAATGAACTGTAAGTGTATGAAATTTGGAACTATTTTACATGAATTGGGTCATGCAATTGGTCTTTATCACGAGCATGTGCGCCCAGATCGTGATCATTATATTGAAATTCATTATCATCGTGTTTTAACga GTCGTagacataatttttatgaaataccGCGGGACGAGGTCAAGATTTTTGGAGAGTATGATTTTGATTCTATAATGCACTATCCTGAAAACGCTTTTTCaatacaaaataatgaaaCAGTTATTGAAcctaaagttaaaattaatggAAAAACGCCGATTATCGGACAGAGATCCTATTTGAGTAAAAATGATATTGcaggaataaattatttgtacaaATGTCCTc GGTGTGGAGGTACATTATCAGAAGCTCAGGGCATTTTCAGTCCACCATCAAAACTAAATGGTTCGGAGGTAGGTTTCGAATATTGTCAGTGGATAATCAGGGCTGCTCAAGGCGAAAGAATTAAACTTGTCATCGCACTATTAGACATTCGCAAGACTTCTAATTGTTCAACTGATTACTTGGAAATTCGGAATGGCTACCAGACTAACAGTACTGTCTTAG GTCACTACTGTGGAGATGTTGAATCGGCCACTATAATTACGAATAATTTTGTAACCGTAAAATTCGCGAGATCTCAATTTGAAAACCATCGTCCAGGTTTTATATTGGAATACAAGGCTGTTTGCGGCGgtgatatttatttagaaaGTGATGATACTTATTATTTAGAATCACCAAATTATCCAGAGTCATACGAACCGAATAAACTGTGCCATTGGAACATCAGAGCTCCTTACAAGCATTATATAGTAATTGAATTTAGTTACTTCGAACTTGAAGAAAGTACTGGttgtaaaaatgattttttggaAGTACGAGAGGCTGGAAGTGAAGGTGCGCCAATTATTGGAAGTTACTGCGGTAAAAAAGACCGTTTAGACATAGCTGCTATAATGGATAGAATTGTTCTGACGTTTGTTACCAATGAAATGAAAGAAGCGGGAGGTTTTTCTGCCGCCATTTCTGCAATATCTCAAtatcaatatcaataa